A stretch of Anolis sagrei isolate rAnoSag1 chromosome X, rAnoSag1.mat, whole genome shotgun sequence DNA encodes these proteins:
- the MED26 gene encoding mediator of RNA polymerase II transcription subunit 26 isoform X1 codes for MTAAPGPSSPQQIRDRLLQAIDPNSNIRNMVAVLEVISSLERYPITKEALEETRLGRLINDVRKKTENEELAKRAKKLLRNWQKLIEPVAQNEATLRGLPNPPGSANGGAHNCRVETPPGATAIGAVSKPVQDAKSRNDVQKPHSPKPGNRKRKGGGEPRDGLQGPPASSLLKTAKASYEALQNPSPPPTNGIGGSPESFPSPPDAGFPLEAEGGRVETGENEKPSGKIPINAVRPHTSSPVGLFKPSGLPSLLKTAVLPLPAPQYEKAEEAAVASGGQPRSPRCSSFSPRSICLETFARQHATFSSKGLEPSLRASSLNAAAESPTSSRSPAAKRLASPLQEAMPETQPFLLGAGASPSGAGASHLSESFLPGAPRGDCSDGTASGSDGKKKKKCRPKDYMAQGLDGQGLEGGGGGGGVKPVRLKKERRLTFDPITGEIKPLAQRDSLPAVAPIGDLPAFAEQLPLPPVLSPPLPPSSSSSQRTGTEAKSLPLHSPFEQTNWKELSRNEIIQSYLTRQSSLLSSSGAQTPGAHYFMSEYLKQEESTRREARKTHVLAPHGKGPLDLPGVTRELTPGDTERIGGRRWPGVNGCYDTQGNWYDWTQCISLDPHGDDGRLNILPYVCLD; via the exons ATGACAGCGGCTCCGGGACCCTCCTCCCCGCAGCAGATCAGGGACCGGCTCCTCCAGGCCATCGACCCCAACAGCAAC ATACGGAACATGGTTGCAGTCCTGGAAGTGATCTCCAGCTTGGAGAGATACCCCATCACCAAAGAGGCCCTCGAG GAAACGCGGCTGGGGAGGCTCATCAATGACGTCAGGAAGAAAACGGAAAATGAGGAGCTCGCCAAGCGTGCCAAGAAACTCCTGCGGAACTGGCAGAAGCTGATTGAGCCGGTCGCCCAGAACGAGGCCACTTTGAGGGGGCTGCCAAACCCCCCCGGGTCAGCCAATGGGGGTGCTCACAACTGCCGCGTGGAAACACCCCCCGGGGCCACTGCCATCGGGGCCGTATCCAAGCCTGTCCAGGACGCGAAGAGCCGGAATGACGTCCAGAAACCGCACTCTCCGAAGCCAGGGAACCGGAAGCGGAAAGGGGGTGGCGAGCCCAGGGACGGCCTCCAGGGCCCCCCTGCCTCCTCGCTGCTGAAAACCGCCAAAGCTAGCTATGAGGCACTGCAGAACCCCTCCCCACCTCCCACGAATGGGATTGGGGGCAGCCCGGAGAGTTTCCCCAGCCCTCCGGATGCCGGCTTCCCTCTGGAGGCTGAAGGTGGTCGGGTCGAGACTGGGGAAAACGAGAAGCCCAGCGGCAAGATCCCCATCAACGCAGTCCGGCCGCATACCAGCTCCCCAGTGGGACTCTTCAAGCCTTCTGGGCTGCCCTCGTTGCTCAAGACGGCGGTCCTGCCACTGCCGGCGCCACAGTATGAGAAAGCGGAGGAAGCAGCAGTAGCATCGGGTGGTCAACCCAGAAGTCCCCGCTGCTCCTCCTTCAGCCCCCGAAGCATCTGCTTGGAAACGTTTGCTCGGCAGCACGCCACTTTTTCTTCCAAGGGCTTGGAGCCTTCTCTGAGGGCCTCTTCCCTGAACGCAGCAGCAGAGAGCCCCACGTCTTCCCGTTCGCCAGCCGCCAAGAGGCTGGCATCGCCTCTCCAAGAGGCCATGCCTGAAACCCAGCCCTTTCTGCTGGGGGCAGGGGCCTCACCCAGTGGGGCAGGGGCCTCCCACCTTTCGGAGTCCTTCTTGCCAGGCGCCCCGAGGGGGGACTGCAGTGATGGCACTGCTTCTGGTTCcgatgggaagaagaagaagaagtgccgGCCCAAGGACTACATGGCCCAAGGACTGGATGGGCAGGGGCTGGAGGGGGGCGGGGGCGGTGGGGGGGTGAAGCCTGTGCGATTAAAAAAGGAGCGGCGGCTGACGTTTGACCCCATTACAGGCGAGATCAAGCCCTTGGCCCAAAGGGATTCTCTGCCGGCAGTGGCACCAATAGGGGACCTCCCTGCCTTTGCCGAGCAGCTGCCCTTGCCGCCTGTGTTGTCGCCGCCATTGCcgccatcatcttcatcatcacagCGGACAGGCACGGAGGCAAAGAGCCTCCCGCTGCACAGCCCTTTTGAACAGACCAACTGGAAGGAGCTGTCCCGCAATGAGATAATTCAGTCCTACCTGACCCGCCAGAGCAGCTTGCTCTCCTCCTCTGGGGCGCAGACGCCAGGCGCCCATTACTTCATGTCAGAGTACCTGAAGCAGGAGGAGAGCACCCGGCGGGAGGCCCGCAAGACCCACGTCCTGGCCCCGCACGGCAAGGGCCCCTTGGACTTGCCTGGGGTCACGCGGGAGCTCACGCCTGGCGACACGGAGCGCATTGGCGGGCGGCGCTGGCCCGGCGTAAATGGCTGCTATGACACACAGGGTAACTGGTATGATTGGACGCAGTGCATATCGCTGGACCCACATGGTGACGATGGGCGCCTCAACATCCTGCCTTACGTCTGCCTAGACTGA
- the MED26 gene encoding mediator of RNA polymerase II transcription subunit 26 isoform X2, translated as MTAFVSKFAENFLNNLFQNLAWYRRETDRTETRLGRLINDVRKKTENEELAKRAKKLLRNWQKLIEPVAQNEATLRGLPNPPGSANGGAHNCRVETPPGATAIGAVSKPVQDAKSRNDVQKPHSPKPGNRKRKGGGEPRDGLQGPPASSLLKTAKASYEALQNPSPPPTNGIGGSPESFPSPPDAGFPLEAEGGRVETGENEKPSGKIPINAVRPHTSSPVGLFKPSGLPSLLKTAVLPLPAPQYEKAEEAAVASGGQPRSPRCSSFSPRSICLETFARQHATFSSKGLEPSLRASSLNAAAESPTSSRSPAAKRLASPLQEAMPETQPFLLGAGASPSGAGASHLSESFLPGAPRGDCSDGTASGSDGKKKKKCRPKDYMAQGLDGQGLEGGGGGGGVKPVRLKKERRLTFDPITGEIKPLAQRDSLPAVAPIGDLPAFAEQLPLPPVLSPPLPPSSSSSQRTGTEAKSLPLHSPFEQTNWKELSRNEIIQSYLTRQSSLLSSSGAQTPGAHYFMSEYLKQEESTRREARKTHVLAPHGKGPLDLPGVTRELTPGDTERIGGRRWPGVNGCYDTQGNWYDWTQCISLDPHGDDGRLNILPYVCLD; from the exons atgaccgcatttgtttctaagtttgCAGAgaacttccttaacaatcttttccagaatcttgcctggtatcgacgtgagactGACAgaacg GAAACGCGGCTGGGGAGGCTCATCAATGACGTCAGGAAGAAAACGGAAAATGAGGAGCTCGCCAAGCGTGCCAAGAAACTCCTGCGGAACTGGCAGAAGCTGATTGAGCCGGTCGCCCAGAACGAGGCCACTTTGAGGGGGCTGCCAAACCCCCCCGGGTCAGCCAATGGGGGTGCTCACAACTGCCGCGTGGAAACACCCCCCGGGGCCACTGCCATCGGGGCCGTATCCAAGCCTGTCCAGGACGCGAAGAGCCGGAATGACGTCCAGAAACCGCACTCTCCGAAGCCAGGGAACCGGAAGCGGAAAGGGGGTGGCGAGCCCAGGGACGGCCTCCAGGGCCCCCCTGCCTCCTCGCTGCTGAAAACCGCCAAAGCTAGCTATGAGGCACTGCAGAACCCCTCCCCACCTCCCACGAATGGGATTGGGGGCAGCCCGGAGAGTTTCCCCAGCCCTCCGGATGCCGGCTTCCCTCTGGAGGCTGAAGGTGGTCGGGTCGAGACTGGGGAAAACGAGAAGCCCAGCGGCAAGATCCCCATCAACGCAGTCCGGCCGCATACCAGCTCCCCAGTGGGACTCTTCAAGCCTTCTGGGCTGCCCTCGTTGCTCAAGACGGCGGTCCTGCCACTGCCGGCGCCACAGTATGAGAAAGCGGAGGAAGCAGCAGTAGCATCGGGTGGTCAACCCAGAAGTCCCCGCTGCTCCTCCTTCAGCCCCCGAAGCATCTGCTTGGAAACGTTTGCTCGGCAGCACGCCACTTTTTCTTCCAAGGGCTTGGAGCCTTCTCTGAGGGCCTCTTCCCTGAACGCAGCAGCAGAGAGCCCCACGTCTTCCCGTTCGCCAGCCGCCAAGAGGCTGGCATCGCCTCTCCAAGAGGCCATGCCTGAAACCCAGCCCTTTCTGCTGGGGGCAGGGGCCTCACCCAGTGGGGCAGGGGCCTCCCACCTTTCGGAGTCCTTCTTGCCAGGCGCCCCGAGGGGGGACTGCAGTGATGGCACTGCTTCTGGTTCcgatgggaagaagaagaagaagtgccgGCCCAAGGACTACATGGCCCAAGGACTGGATGGGCAGGGGCTGGAGGGGGGCGGGGGCGGTGGGGGGGTGAAGCCTGTGCGATTAAAAAAGGAGCGGCGGCTGACGTTTGACCCCATTACAGGCGAGATCAAGCCCTTGGCCCAAAGGGATTCTCTGCCGGCAGTGGCACCAATAGGGGACCTCCCTGCCTTTGCCGAGCAGCTGCCCTTGCCGCCTGTGTTGTCGCCGCCATTGCcgccatcatcttcatcatcacagCGGACAGGCACGGAGGCAAAGAGCCTCCCGCTGCACAGCCCTTTTGAACAGACCAACTGGAAGGAGCTGTCCCGCAATGAGATAATTCAGTCCTACCTGACCCGCCAGAGCAGCTTGCTCTCCTCCTCTGGGGCGCAGACGCCAGGCGCCCATTACTTCATGTCAGAGTACCTGAAGCAGGAGGAGAGCACCCGGCGGGAGGCCCGCAAGACCCACGTCCTGGCCCCGCACGGCAAGGGCCCCTTGGACTTGCCTGGGGTCACGCGGGAGCTCACGCCTGGCGACACGGAGCGCATTGGCGGGCGGCGCTGGCCCGGCGTAAATGGCTGCTATGACACACAGGGTAACTGGTATGATTGGACGCAGTGCATATCGCTGGACCCACATGGTGACGATGGGCGCCTCAACATCCTGCCTTACGTCTGCCTAGACTGA